The following are encoded together in the Leuconostoc mesenteroides subsp. mesenteroides ATCC 8293 genome:
- a CDS encoding aliphatic sulfonate ABC transporter substrate-binding protein, protein MTQLVRKTMLVIFLFLWAVCAIYGYTQTIEKKTTLQTITIGYQKGDPIDIAKQHGELIKNMKKQGYKIVYREFADGAAEMQALASGSIDYARTGDTPPVTAQASKTDITYIAVGASKSSGSAILIPQSSSLSKISDLKGKRIAYTQGTSSQYLLLSALKKAGLSSSDVTLVNMKQTDASIAFSQGKIDAWVTWDPYTAQAEVSQNAKVLTTGKRLSKNRDFLLSTKSIAKKNKKVSSYLVKYLSQDMKWANNNKSEVSKLLAKSLSMKQSVIEKMVKRRDFTMTGITSAVLKEQQSIANLFYEEGLINKKITIKDTVLNTTN, encoded by the coding sequence ATGACGCAATTAGTTAGAAAAACAATGTTAGTTATTTTTTTGTTCTTATGGGCTGTTTGTGCCATTTATGGTTATACACAAACAATCGAGAAAAAAACAACGTTGCAAACTATTACGATTGGTTACCAAAAAGGTGATCCAATTGATATTGCTAAGCAACATGGTGAACTTATAAAAAATATGAAAAAACAAGGCTACAAAATTGTTTATCGCGAATTTGCTGATGGTGCTGCTGAGATGCAAGCATTAGCAAGTGGTAGTATTGACTACGCGCGCACTGGTGATACACCACCCGTCACAGCACAGGCCTCAAAAACGGATATTACCTATATTGCTGTTGGTGCAAGTAAATCTAGTGGATCCGCCATTTTGATACCTCAAAGTTCTAGTCTATCTAAAATATCAGATTTAAAGGGTAAGCGAATTGCTTATACTCAAGGAACTAGTTCTCAGTATCTGCTTCTTAGCGCGTTGAAGAAGGCCGGCCTTAGTTCTAGTGACGTTACGTTAGTTAACATGAAACAGACAGATGCCAGCATAGCCTTTAGTCAAGGAAAAATTGATGCTTGGGTTACATGGGATCCTTATACTGCCCAGGCAGAAGTATCTCAAAATGCTAAGGTGTTGACGACTGGAAAAAGGTTGAGTAAGAACCGTGACTTTTTATTATCTACCAAATCTATTGCTAAGAAAAATAAAAAAGTTTCATCATATCTCGTAAAATATCTTTCTCAAGATATGAAATGGGCTAACAATAATAAGTCCGAGGTTTCAAAACTATTGGCAAAATCTTTAAGCATGAAACAATCAGTTATTGAAAAAATGGTAAAACGTAGAGACTTCACAATGACCGGTATAACTTCAGCTGTTTTAAAAGAACAACAGAGTATTGCTAATTTATTTTACGAAGAAGGGTTGATAAACAAGAAAATCACAATTAAAGATACTGTGCTGAACACGACAAACTAA
- a CDS encoding MFS transporter has product MENTIDPINKRHNSWVTIILLNFFGWIFIYADRTILNPVMPAIQSEFGLNHSQLGLISSLFFLTYTIVQMPFSTLADYFSKKWIIGLGFIFFGVMTLFSGLVTTIGLFLITRAMVGIGEGSFYGASYGLSSQVLPKNKLTFGTALINSGQAFGQILGTLLSSILVLQLHFHWSTPFITISVPTVIVGLLYILVIRDKPFNA; this is encoded by the coding sequence ATGGAAAATACGATAGACCCAATAAATAAACGGCATAATAGTTGGGTCACTATTATTTTATTAAATTTTTTTGGTTGGATATTCATATATGCAGACCGGACAATATTAAATCCTGTTATGCCAGCTATTCAGTCAGAATTTGGCTTGAATCATAGCCAACTGGGTTTGATTTCGTCCTTGTTTTTCTTAACGTATACCATCGTGCAAATGCCTTTTTCTACCTTAGCAGACTACTTTAGTAAAAAATGGATTATTGGACTTGGTTTCATATTTTTTGGTGTGATGACCTTATTTTCTGGATTAGTCACAACTATTGGACTATTCTTAATTACTAGAGCAATGGTGGGTATTGGTGAAGGAAGCTTCTATGGCGCATCGTATGGATTATCCTCGCAAGTATTACCGAAAAACAAGTTAACTTTTGGAACAGCTTTAATTAATTCTGGACAGGCTTTTGGGCAAATTCTTGGCACATTATTATCCAGTATTCTTGTGTTACAGCTTCATTTTCATTGGTCTACCCCATTTATCACTATCAGCGTACCGACTGTAATCGTTGGACTTCTGTATATATTGGTTATACGAGACAAGCCGTTTAATGCATAA
- a CDS encoding AMP-binding protein gives MSVLLDRLNKQLELHENEIQLIDVKSEIKLTGKETKEAIHLFREQFINQNIQRGDVVLIGLENSIWITIIEQALWEIGAIAHPVAETTGIKEILSEFTAYRYSGAIVSDRLRMELANQEILSERSFEVLSHLVNLFSFNGTSVRKIADDDEQQLALILNTSGTTGKPKRVGITNKKILLATQAVTKSQNIKESDHALIVMPMFHINAQIVSTVTSRINGCRVIVAPKFSASQFWTIVAKYQVTWLSVVPTIINILLKNQNSNQQYEKVKKAVHLEYVRSASFSLPEQLLTDFERRFNVKVQEGYGMTESTTVVSINPLDKPKVGSVGPVVDTDIAIHSSVYGITYKPNQHGEIVIRGPRVLQAYLDPKDNILVDGYFRTGDIGYFDEEGYLYVIGRIKEIINHGGEKVAPAKVEGIISQFQFVTEVAVIGLPDELYGERVVAALHLNNSSDHNQEIDEIRGKISKELAKYEQPSEYLITGAFPRNQTGKILRAQLIERLKGEMQHATIK, from the coding sequence ATGTCAGTATTGCTCGATAGATTGAATAAACAATTAGAATTACACGAAAATGAAATTCAATTAATAGACGTAAAGAGTGAAATAAAGTTAACAGGAAAAGAAACTAAAGAGGCCATCCATTTATTTCGAGAACAATTTATTAATCAAAATATTCAGAGGGGTGATGTCGTCCTGATTGGATTAGAGAATTCAATTTGGATAACTATTATCGAACAAGCCTTATGGGAAATTGGTGCTATAGCACATCCTGTTGCCGAAACGACAGGCATTAAAGAAATTCTTAGTGAATTTACCGCCTACCGATATTCTGGAGCGATTGTTAGTGATCGCCTTCGTATGGAATTAGCAAATCAAGAGATACTTTCAGAAAGATCATTTGAAGTTTTAAGTCATCTGGTAAATCTTTTTTCATTCAACGGCACTTCTGTAAGGAAAATAGCCGATGATGATGAACAACAACTAGCTTTAATCTTAAATACTTCTGGGACAACTGGAAAACCCAAAAGAGTCGGTATCACTAATAAAAAAATATTATTGGCTACGCAAGCTGTTACAAAAAGTCAAAATATTAAAGAAAGCGATCATGCTTTAATTGTTATGCCAATGTTTCATATCAATGCACAGATTGTATCAACGGTTACTTCACGAATTAATGGCTGTCGAGTCATTGTAGCGCCAAAGTTTTCTGCAAGTCAATTTTGGACTATTGTCGCGAAGTACCAAGTTACTTGGTTGTCAGTTGTACCAACAATTATTAATATTTTACTAAAAAATCAAAATAGTAATCAACAGTACGAAAAAGTAAAAAAAGCAGTACACCTTGAATATGTGCGTTCAGCCTCCTTTTCGCTCCCTGAGCAATTATTAACAGACTTTGAGCGCAGATTTAATGTTAAGGTTCAAGAAGGTTATGGTATGACAGAGTCGACAACAGTTGTTTCAATTAATCCGTTAGATAAGCCAAAAGTTGGTTCAGTTGGCCCAGTGGTAGATACGGACATAGCGATTCATTCATCAGTCTATGGTATCACTTACAAACCCAATCAGCATGGAGAAATCGTAATAAGAGGACCTAGAGTACTACAAGCATATCTGGATCCTAAAGACAATATTTTAGTAGACGGTTATTTTCGAACCGGAGATATTGGTTATTTTGACGAAGAGGGCTATCTGTACGTGATTGGTCGAATAAAAGAAATCATCAACCATGGTGGAGAAAAAGTAGCTCCTGCTAAGGTGGAGGGGATTATTTCTCAGTTTCAGTTCGTAACAGAAGTCGCTGTTATTGGGCTGCCTGATGAATTATATGGTGAGAGAGTTGTAGCAGCACTACATCTGAATAATTCGAGTGATCATAATCAAGAGATTGATGAAATTAGGGGAAAAATTTCAAAAGAATTAGCTAAGTATGAACAACCTTCAGAGTATTTAATTACGGGGGCATTCCCTCGAAATCAAACTGGTAAAATTTTAAGGGCACAATTAATTGAACGTCTGAAAGGTGAAATGCAGCATGCAACAATCAAATAA
- a CDS encoding ABC transporter ATP-binding protein: MNSVIRLDNICKTYGEKQVLKNINFDIQEGEFVSFVGESGGGKTTLLRLISGLEKPTSGQISVNNKSLTDKNEIARVMFQDSRLLPWMTIIDNVTFGSKNKDVNAYALTLLEKVELGDKSTSYPQQLSGGQKQRVALARALMSRPKILLLDEPLGALDALTRLKMQRLIAKIVEESNLTTILITHDVQEAVQLGDRVVAVKDGHLGLIIDGIRKSNDRNYSTEATETVQSFILSASEEIK, translated from the coding sequence ATGAACTCAGTTATAAGATTAGATAACATCTGTAAAACATATGGGGAAAAACAAGTTCTAAAAAACATTAATTTTGATATTCAGGAGGGTGAGTTCGTTTCTTTCGTAGGGGAAAGTGGTGGTGGTAAAACAACACTCTTGAGGTTAATTTCAGGCCTAGAAAAGCCAACTTCTGGTCAGATTAGCGTTAATAACAAGTCATTAACAGATAAAAATGAAATTGCTCGTGTGATGTTCCAAGATTCACGCTTGCTACCATGGATGACTATTATAGATAATGTTACTTTTGGTAGCAAAAATAAGGATGTAAATGCTTACGCGTTAACACTTCTCGAAAAGGTTGAACTTGGCGATAAAAGCACATCATATCCACAACAGCTATCTGGTGGACAAAAACAGCGTGTCGCACTCGCTCGGGCGCTTATGTCACGACCTAAAATTCTCTTGTTAGATGAACCATTGGGGGCCTTAGATGCATTAACACGTTTAAAGATGCAGCGTCTAATTGCCAAGATTGTTGAAGAATCCAACTTAACAACTATTCTAATTACGCACGATGTTCAAGAGGCTGTACAGCTAGGGGATCGGGTAGTAGCTGTTAAAGACGGGCATTTGGGATTGATTATAGATGGCATTCGCAAGAGTAATGATCGTAACTATTCAACCGAGGCAACTGAAACGGTTCAAAGTTTCATATTATCCGCTAGCGAGGAAATAAAATGA
- a CDS encoding MFS transporter — translation MSCTYLMLFASIYGQIVMITWLPLYLIDYRHISGTNVGWVASIVPFIAIPSALLFARINDYLKNTKTLICILVPLSAISLIVGVTINNDMVLLLSLLVYGVTGKMALDPLLLYTIKINAKNSQLAMTFGIYNFLGMIASIIAPIMTGFLIDVTKGMSISFYVAALLLMASLVCFNFVKYEAERD, via the coding sequence TTGTCATGTACGTACTTGATGCTTTTTGCTTCAATTTATGGGCAGATTGTAATGATTACTTGGTTACCGTTATACTTGATAGATTATCGGCATATTTCAGGAACAAATGTAGGGTGGGTAGCATCCATTGTGCCGTTTATCGCCATTCCAAGTGCATTATTGTTTGCTAGAATAAATGATTATTTGAAAAATACTAAGACATTGATATGTATTTTAGTTCCTTTGTCGGCAATTTCACTGATTGTCGGCGTAACGATTAATAATGATATGGTCTTGTTACTGTCTTTGCTAGTCTATGGGGTAACAGGAAAAATGGCATTAGATCCTTTGCTATTGTATACCATTAAGATTAATGCTAAAAATTCGCAGCTGGCAATGACATTTGGGATTTATAATTTTTTGGGGATGATTGCATCAATTATTGCACCAATCATGACTGGCTTCTTAATTGATGTTACGAAAGGTATGAGCATTAGTTTTTATGTTGCCGCATTATTATTGATGGCGTCGTTAGTTTGCTTTAATTTTGTGAAATATGAAGCTGAACGAGACTGA
- the thiE gene encoding thiamine phosphate synthase produces MDVNITKVLKLYLVTNRYDYSDEEFLGRIEKACQNGVTLAQLREKEVTTHKYFELATKVKEITDRFRIPLIIDDRIDICQAVDAAGVHIGDNDLPISVARRLIGPEKILGVSAKSAMRATQAELEGADYLGVGAIYPTKTKVITKPTSIETLKEITRTVSIPVIAIGGIKEHTIHNFKNTEINGVAMVSEIMCAENIADKVSDTIKELDQVL; encoded by the coding sequence ATGGATGTAAATATAACTAAGGTGCTAAAGCTATATTTAGTCACAAATCGATACGATTATTCTGATGAAGAGTTTTTAGGTCGAATTGAAAAAGCATGTCAGAACGGTGTCACACTCGCTCAGCTAAGAGAAAAGGAGGTTACCACGCATAAGTATTTTGAACTGGCAACGAAAGTGAAAGAAATTACTGACAGATTCAGAATTCCATTGATTATTGATGACAGAATAGATATCTGTCAAGCAGTTGATGCTGCTGGTGTCCATATTGGCGATAATGACTTACCGATATCAGTCGCAAGACGTTTAATTGGTCCAGAAAAAATTTTGGGTGTGTCTGCTAAAAGTGCCATGAGAGCCACACAGGCCGAACTAGAGGGGGCAGATTATTTAGGAGTTGGCGCTATTTATCCAACTAAGACCAAGGTAATCACAAAACCTACGTCAATCGAAACTTTAAAGGAGATTACACGAACTGTCTCCATACCAGTCATTGCAATTGGTGGTATCAAGGAACATACAATTCACAACTTTAAAAATACTGAAATCAATGGTGTGGCGATGGTTAGCGAAATTATGTGTGCCGAAAATATAGCGGACAAAGTATCCGACACGATTAAAGAACTTGACCAAGTACTTTAA
- a CDS encoding thiazole synthase encodes MKENTDTLTIGGHTFTSRFILGSGKYSYELIDSAVKNADAQIITMALRRSNDAKENILNYIPENVTILPNTSGCTNAEETIRIARIARELSGSDFIKLEVIPDKKYLMPDNYETLKATEVLAKEGFIVMPYMLPDLNIAQQLTDAGAAAIMPLGAPIGTNKGLSNKDLIQILINEIDLPIIIDAGIGKPSQAAEAMEMGADAIMANTAMATAGNIPLMAEAFKLAINAGRKAYLAKPGRVLDGSASPSSTLTGVSNPA; translated from the coding sequence ATGAAAGAAAATACTGATACCTTGACCATTGGTGGTCATACATTCACTTCAAGATTCATTTTAGGATCCGGTAAATATTCCTATGAATTAATTGATTCAGCAGTAAAAAATGCTGATGCTCAGATAATAACAATGGCATTGAGACGTTCCAATGACGCCAAGGAAAATATTTTAAACTATATTCCTGAGAATGTCACTATTTTACCTAATACTTCAGGCTGCACAAATGCTGAAGAAACTATCCGAATTGCCCGTATTGCCCGTGAATTAAGTGGTAGTGACTTTATTAAATTAGAAGTAATTCCTGATAAAAAATACTTAATGCCTGATAATTACGAAACATTAAAAGCAACAGAAGTTCTGGCCAAAGAAGGCTTTATTGTAATGCCTTATATGTTGCCCGACTTAAACATAGCCCAACAATTAACCGATGCGGGAGCGGCAGCAATTATGCCACTAGGAGCACCAATTGGAACCAACAAGGGCCTGTCCAATAAAGATTTGATTCAAATTCTTATTAATGAGATTGACTTGCCAATTATAATTGATGCGGGTATCGGAAAACCTAGTCAAGCTGCTGAAGCTATGGAGATGGGGGCAGATGCCATTATGGCCAACACAGCAATGGCAACTGCTGGAAATATTCCTTTGATGGCTGAAGCATTCAAATTAGCAATCAATGCTGGGCGTAAAGCTTATTTAGCAAAACCTGGCCGGGTATTAGATGGATCTGCCTCACCGTCTTCAACGCTAACAGGAGTAAGTAATCCTGCTTAG
- the thiF gene encoding sulfur carrier protein ThiS adenylyltransferase ThiF, with amino-acid sequence MHKINIDGYSVQEVYEDMKQRNVPGTSEKLAQAHVTIAGAGGLGSNIAIALARAGVGHLTLIDFDAVELSNLNRQQFKLSQINVPKVIALKQNILEFNPFITISTIQERVTSQNVEALFGDSDIICEAFDDPHSKAVLLGSSREIFPNKPLVMGNGLAGIHSPNNIKTRQQSENVYICGDNISAGVEGLMAPRVLVCAGHQANVILQLILGKVAL; translated from the coding sequence ATGCACAAAATTAATATTGATGGTTACAGCGTTCAAGAAGTATATGAAGATATGAAACAACGCAATGTGCCAGGAACGTCAGAAAAACTTGCACAGGCCCATGTGACTATTGCAGGCGCTGGTGGACTTGGCTCTAATATTGCCATCGCATTAGCGCGTGCAGGAGTAGGGCATTTGACTTTGATTGATTTTGATGCTGTTGAGTTGAGTAACCTGAATCGACAGCAATTTAAATTGAGTCAAATTAATGTACCAAAGGTGATTGCGCTAAAACAAAATATATTAGAGTTCAATCCATTTATTACAATTTCAACAATTCAAGAAAGAGTCACGTCGCAAAATGTTGAAGCTCTATTTGGTGATAGTGATATCATATGTGAGGCATTTGATGACCCGCATAGTAAAGCAGTCCTATTAGGTAGTTCTCGTGAAATTTTTCCAAATAAACCGCTTGTTATGGGCAACGGGTTAGCTGGAATTCATAGTCCAAATAATATTAAAACGAGACAACAGAGCGAAAATGTATACATCTGTGGGGATAACATTAGTGCTGGAGTAGAAGGATTGATGGCACCAAGAGTGCTTGTGTGCGCTGGTCATCAAGCAAATGTCATTTTACAGCTAATACTCGGTAAAGTGGCTTTATAA
- a CDS encoding ABC transporter permease subunit, with protein MSSIKYRSKTGNQILIPFVLPIAILVTWQVTTSINLIDESLLPTPVAVISKCITLIQSGELQRNMSISLYRATSGLLLGGTLGFVFGSVNGVSLFAQRFFNSSIQMIRNIPHLALIPLVIIWLGIGESAKISLVAVGVFFPIYINTFHGIRSIDKSLIEMGSSYGLSKKQMLMKIIIPGALPSILMGFRYALGVMWTTLIVSETISSSSGIGYMEINAQQFLDMPTIFLSILIYAFLGKVSDWIALSFETILLNWQKG; from the coding sequence ATGTCAAGTATTAAGTACAGGAGTAAGACTGGAAATCAGATATTAATTCCATTCGTACTGCCTATTGCAATATTAGTCACATGGCAAGTAACTACTAGTATTAATTTAATTGATGAGTCATTACTGCCAACACCTGTAGCGGTCATAAGTAAATGTATCACACTAATCCAAAGTGGTGAATTACAGCGAAATATGAGTATTTCGTTGTACAGAGCTACTTCAGGATTGTTGCTTGGCGGCACATTAGGTTTTGTATTTGGGAGTGTTAATGGCGTTTCATTATTTGCGCAGCGTTTTTTTAATAGCTCAATTCAAATGATTCGAAATATTCCCCACTTAGCATTAATCCCATTAGTTATTATTTGGTTGGGTATTGGAGAAAGTGCAAAAATTTCGTTAGTCGCGGTAGGCGTATTTTTTCCTATCTATATCAATACTTTTCATGGCATACGTTCTATTGATAAGAGCCTAATTGAAATGGGTTCTTCCTATGGCCTAAGTAAAAAACAGATGTTAATGAAAATTATTATACCAGGTGCATTGCCTTCAATTTTAATGGGTTTTCGCTATGCTTTAGGAGTTATGTGGACAACACTCATTGTGTCTGAAACAATTTCGTCTAGTTCAGGAATTGGTTATATGGAAATAAATGCGCAGCAATTCTTAGATATGCCGACTATTTTTTTAAGTATCCTTATCTATGCTTTTCTTGGTAAAGTATCTGATTGGATTGCATTAAGTTTTGAAACCATCTTATTAAATTGGCAAAAAGGATAG
- the thiS gene encoding sulfur carrier protein ThiS, which translates to MLKINGSVENQYVGKTIAQLLNDKNAALENIVVEHNGKILQRERFVDTFIHNDDQIEIISFVGGG; encoded by the coding sequence ATGCTTAAGATAAATGGCTCTGTAGAGAATCAGTACGTTGGAAAGACAATTGCACAACTGCTCAATGACAAAAATGCTGCTTTAGAAAACATTGTAGTTGAACACAACGGTAAGATTTTACAACGTGAACGTTTTGTAGATACTTTTATTCATAATGATGATCAAATTGAAATTATTTCATTTGTAGGCGGAGGTTAA
- a CDS encoding acyltransferase family protein, whose translation MQQSNKRIYLFEVDFFRIVFILGVLANHTTTLVTHKISTHSMPYEILMATHISLHFTRMGFMFVTGLVLFMNNYFKPMQILKFWKKRYLGVLIPYLSWTAILTGAENHSSLGDFLENWAHLSVYADNYYMYYILVTMQLYLIFPLIVWLFKRFLSYHHMIVVISAVVQLGMLVFIKYQLPNIGTSGWPYLLKNYGFNVFVYQFYFIMGGYAAIHYQEFVVFIRKWHIWFGISSLVFACGTVLLYFYNVHVLNLTLNKAEEVHQPFIFIYDVVIIGYIVWLGLRYADLRKNYLPKWITNFVAIGAKISFGIYLSQTLPLALMFVLLSSLPSGNGWVLLVMLPFIYIITALMGYALSYFFYKVPPFGFLIGRPQHIRKVVRT comes from the coding sequence ATGCAACAATCAAATAAACGGATTTACTTATTTGAAGTTGACTTTTTCAGGATAGTTTTCATTTTGGGCGTCCTTGCTAATCATACGACTACCTTAGTCACGCATAAGATCTCTACTCATTCAATGCCCTATGAAATTCTGATGGCAACTCACATTTCACTGCATTTCACGAGAATGGGTTTTATGTTTGTGACAGGCTTAGTCTTATTCATGAATAATTACTTTAAGCCAATGCAAATTTTAAAGTTTTGGAAAAAAAGATACCTCGGTGTTTTGATCCCTTACTTAAGTTGGACAGCTATTTTAACAGGAGCAGAAAACCATTCATCACTTGGGGATTTTTTAGAAAATTGGGCGCATTTGTCAGTTTATGCTGATAATTACTATATGTATTATATTTTGGTTACGATGCAACTGTATCTTATCTTTCCGTTGATTGTTTGGCTGTTTAAACGTTTTTTGTCGTATCATCATATGATAGTTGTAATTTCAGCAGTTGTTCAGTTAGGAATGCTTGTCTTCATTAAATATCAATTACCAAATATTGGTACAAGTGGATGGCCATATCTATTAAAAAACTATGGTTTTAATGTTTTTGTTTATCAATTTTATTTTATTATGGGTGGCTACGCGGCGATACATTATCAAGAATTCGTAGTTTTTATACGTAAATGGCATATATGGTTTGGCATATCATCGTTGGTTTTTGCTTGTGGAACAGTACTTCTATACTTTTATAATGTTCATGTATTAAACCTGACGTTAAACAAAGCAGAAGAAGTTCATCAGCCGTTTATTTTTATTTATGATGTAGTGATCATTGGTTACATTGTTTGGCTAGGTTTACGTTATGCCGATCTACGAAAAAACTATTTGCCAAAATGGATCACTAATTTTGTTGCTATTGGGGCCAAAATATCATTCGGCATATATTTGTCACAGACCCTACCGTTGGCGTTAATGTTTGTGCTATTATCATCACTACCTTCTGGTAATGGTTGGGTGCTATTAGTTATGTTACCTTTCATTTATATAATAACGGCACTCATGGGATATGCGCTATCTTACTTCTTTTACAAAGTTCCGCCATTTGGATTTTTGATTGGGCGACCGCAACATATACGAAAAGTGGTCAGAACTTGA
- a CDS encoding Zn-dependent hydrolase → MKNIVSLLNEFKKIGLTSFDGVTRCVYDENWLAAQKKYMQIASDYGLYTFVDDIGNVYATTEKNLGQKVFILSGSHMDTVINGGPLDGVYGTLASLISIGTLMKKFGHPKIPLVAVSFSEEEGSRFNTAFTGSRYLMNKLEDTVYGLRDHEGLSFNHARQNAVTQLKELASELKATGLIHAFIELHIEQGPILEKKRQDIGIVTDIVGQKKLLIKCYGVANHAGTTPMNMRCDAMKKAVTLIHQLYAVLDEFVALRYTIGQIRVQPNAANVIPSEVDFSLDLRHKSQKRLDDAFTAVKELTELNDSILTIMTDVNAIKLSDQLANNSALAAQYHNSAYQSLISGAGHDAQIIAKYVPTTMIFVPSIKGNSHSPSENTKSEHLVNGQLVLQQALYQLAYI, encoded by the coding sequence ATGAAAAATATAGTATCTTTACTAAACGAATTCAAAAAAATTGGTTTAACTAGTTTTGATGGTGTGACGCGCTGTGTATATGATGAAAATTGGTTGGCAGCGCAAAAAAAGTATATGCAGATTGCTAGTGACTACGGTCTTTACACTTTTGTTGACGACATTGGAAATGTCTATGCAACAACAGAAAAAAACCTAGGCCAAAAAGTATTCATATTATCAGGATCACACATGGACACTGTAATTAATGGTGGGCCGTTAGATGGTGTTTATGGGACTTTAGCAAGTTTGATATCAATTGGCACATTAATGAAAAAATTTGGTCATCCCAAAATACCATTGGTTGCTGTTTCATTTTCGGAAGAAGAGGGGTCACGTTTTAATACAGCTTTTACAGGTTCACGGTATCTCATGAACAAGTTAGAAGACACAGTATACGGTCTGAGAGATCATGAAGGTTTATCTTTTAATCATGCACGTCAAAATGCTGTTACTCAATTAAAGGAACTAGCATCTGAATTAAAAGCGACTGGTCTGATCCACGCTTTTATTGAGTTGCATATTGAACAAGGACCAATATTAGAGAAAAAAAGACAAGATATCGGGATAGTGACTGATATTGTTGGTCAGAAAAAGCTATTGATCAAATGTTACGGTGTTGCTAATCACGCAGGGACAACGCCAATGAATATGAGATGTGATGCAATGAAAAAAGCAGTCACATTGATTCATCAGCTTTATGCGGTTTTAGATGAATTTGTAGCGTTGAGATACACAATTGGACAAATACGAGTTCAACCAAATGCTGCTAATGTTATTCCTAGTGAAGTTGATTTTTCATTAGATTTAAGACATAAAAGCCAAAAAAGGTTAGATGATGCATTCACAGCTGTTAAAGAGCTGACGGAATTGAATGATAGTATTTTGACGATTATGACGGATGTGAATGCCATTAAATTAAGTGATCAATTGGCAAATAACAGTGCTTTGGCTGCGCAATATCATAATTCAGCATACCAGTCGCTTATTTCTGGTGCTGGACACGATGCTCAAATTATTGCAAAATATGTGCCTACCACAATGATTTTTGTCCCTAGTATTAAAGGCAATAGTCATTCTCCTTCGGAAAACACAAAATCTGAGCATTTAGTAAATGGCCAATTAGTATTGCAACAAGCATTGTATCAATTAGCGTATATATAG